From Haloarcula sp. CBA1127, a single genomic window includes:
- a CDS encoding DegT/DnrJ/EryC1/StrS aminotransferase family protein, producing MIPLAEPTFGDAERSRVVDALERGWISPKGEYVTEFEDVFGDWVGTEHAFATSTGTAALHLSLLAAGIGEGDEVIVPDLTWIACANVVSYVGATPVFADVDPDTYTLDPASVRERLTEDTKAVMPVHLYGQPCEMTPIQRLADEHDLLVLEDAAEAHGATYRGRRVGSVGDVGCFSFYGNKILTTGQGGMITTDDDELAERIRLLRRDGMSRDKKYYHLEIGYNYRLTNIQAAIGVGQVERADAILENKRRVAETYRRELTTQDVRFQATPDWGESAHWMVSPVFRTTGQFERVRNALAAADVETRPFFYPLHEQPPYAGSGSDCPVTERLHERGMNLPSAPNLNDQIIIEICDVIRDAL from the coding sequence ATGATTCCGCTTGCAGAACCGACATTTGGGGACGCGGAGCGTTCCCGAGTGGTTGACGCACTCGAACGCGGGTGGATTTCCCCGAAGGGCGAGTACGTCACGGAGTTCGAAGATGTATTCGGGGATTGGGTCGGGACCGAACACGCTTTCGCTACCTCGACCGGAACCGCTGCACTCCACCTTTCACTCCTGGCTGCCGGGATCGGCGAGGGAGACGAGGTAATCGTCCCGGACCTGACGTGGATCGCCTGTGCGAACGTGGTGTCCTACGTCGGTGCAACGCCGGTGTTCGCGGATGTCGACCCGGACACATACACACTTGACCCCGCTAGCGTCCGTGAGCGTCTCACCGAAGACACCAAGGCGGTGATGCCGGTCCATCTCTACGGACAGCCCTGCGAGATGACGCCGATTCAACGGCTCGCAGACGAGCATGACCTCTTGGTCCTCGAGGACGCTGCCGAGGCACACGGCGCGACGTATCGTGGTCGACGTGTGGGGAGCGTCGGCGACGTCGGCTGTTTCAGCTTTTACGGGAATAAGATCCTCACCACCGGTCAGGGTGGGATGATAACGACGGACGACGACGAACTTGCAGAGCGAATACGCCTGCTCCGGCGGGACGGTATGTCGAGAGACAAGAAATACTACCACTTGGAGATCGGGTACAACTATCGACTGACGAACATACAGGCCGCGATCGGCGTTGGGCAGGTTGAGCGTGCCGACGCGATCCTTGAGAACAAACGCCGCGTTGCCGAGACATATCGCCGCGAGTTGACGACGCAGGACGTTCGCTTCCAGGCGACACCCGACTGGGGAGAGTCAGCCCACTGGATGGTCTCCCCGGTGTTTCGAACGACCGGACAGTTCGAGCGGGTGCGGAACGCACTCGCTGCTGCCGACGTAGAGACGCGGCCATTTTTCTACCCACTTCACGAGCAACCGCCCTACGCCGGGAGTGGAAGCGATTGCCCCGTGACGGAACGACTCCACGAGCGTGGGATGAATCTGCCGTCCGCTCCGAATCTTAATGATCAGATTATAATCGAGATATGTGACGTTATCCGCGATGCCCTCTGA